The segment CTCAAGTCTGCACCACCGAAAGAGAGTCTTAAATCATCCGGCAAAAACATAAGCCCTGCTACGGCTAATGGAATTATAACCGATATAGCCACAATAAGTGGTATATAAAATTTATCGTTTTGATTCATCTTTATCCTTCTTCGCCAAATTGTACTCAGCCATTAACACCTTAATATCGTCAATAAGTAAATCTACCTCGTAATCGCTTGTTCCGTCATAGACTCCAATATTATTTCCATTATCGTCCTCTCGTGCTCTGATTCGACCCTCTTTATCAATAAGCACAAAATACTCTGAATGCAAGAAACCGCCCTCTGCAGTGCTGTCTTCCATTGCACTTACGAAATAGCTTTTGGCAATGCCATAAATGTCTTCTCGATTACCGGTTACAAAATTCCAATTGGATAAATCGGCTTCCATCTTCTGAGCATATTCAAGCAATACTTCTGGGGTATCGTATTCTGGGAAGACAGAGTGAGAAATGATTTTAAAATCAGAATAGTTTTCCATCTTTTGCTGTATGCGACGCATATTGTAAGTCATCACTGGGCAAATAGTTGGACAGGTAGTAAAGACAAAATTCGCTAAGTAGATACTCCCTTTGTAATCGTCTTGGCTTATAGCCTCTCCAAACTGATTGGTAAAACTAAATTCTGGGATATATTGGTGTTGTGATTCATCTTCTCCACCAACATAAGGCAGATGGGCAAAGTTATGATTGCCATAACTAAAGAAAATATAAATAGCCGATGGCAGTATGAGAATTAGGGCTGCTAATAAGCCTTTATACTTCTTCATTTCTTATAAGGTTCCGAAGATGTAGTGACCTTCTGTTAGTAAAATAAATACTAGGTAAGGAATCAATACAACTGCAGGTAATAAGATGGAAAGTTTTAATCCCTTCACCTCATGTCCTAAGTGCATGAATTCCATTACAATATAAGCTGCCTTAATGATAGTTAGAACAATAAAGATTAGGTTCAATAAGGTTGTTCCTAAAAATGAATTGTCAATCAATACTGCAGGCTTAATAATTCCTAAAATAACCTCAACAGCGGTAACGATAAGGAGTATCCAAAATACTCTCCAAATCCACCATGTTCCTGTTTGCTCTGACATAATATTATTTTTTATTGTTAGACTAAATAGAAGAATGTAAATACGAATACCCAAACTAAATCGACAAAGTGCCAATACAGTCCGACTTTTTCAATCATTTCATAATGTCCTCTTCTTTCG is part of the Flavobacteriales bacterium genome and harbors:
- a CDS encoding cytochrome C oxidase subunit IV family protein; its protein translation is MSEQTGTWWIWRVFWILLIVTAVEVILGIIKPAVLIDNSFLGTTLLNLIFIVLTIIKAAYIVMEFMHLGHEVKGLKLSILLPAVVLIPYLVFILLTEGHYIFGTL
- a CDS encoding SCO family protein, with the translated sequence MKKYKGLLAALILILPSAIYIFFSYGNHNFAHLPYVGGEDESQHQYIPEFSFTNQFGEAISQDDYKGSIYLANFVFTTCPTICPVMTYNMRRIQQKMENYSDFKIISHSVFPEYDTPEVLLEYAQKMEADLSNWNFVTGNREDIYGIAKSYFVSAMEDSTAEGGFLHSEYFVLIDKEGRIRAREDDNGNNIGVYDGTSDYEVDLLIDDIKVLMAEYNLAKKDKDESKR